The proteins below come from a single Danio aesculapii chromosome 25, fDanAes4.1, whole genome shotgun sequence genomic window:
- the slc10a3 gene encoding P3 protein encodes MKTALVFLCLLFLTCAGDPDQTEPRTLQYLRIGDGSAREFQFPQNTRGVIVISSQYRSSGGRKGRDSLKQTLRVRSLDPDVISILNVSDSGPQSSYTISIRSGLPGTAPLLLQLLELSQDAEPLLIEERSDYSIRVEAAAEHMEAGGLQHFSENPVLFALLPLIFVNKCAFGCKVEVEVLLALLRRPVPLLLGVAAQFLLMPLYAFALSQLVALPTALALGLVITCSAPGGGGGYLYSLLLGGDVTLAICMTLVSTVVATAAMPLSSALYGRLLGVHAALHVPFVKILGTLLFIAIPISLGLLVKLRVPAVASVLLALIRPFSFVLIIGGIFMAYQMGSSILAHVRAPMVAVGVTVPVFGLLAGLALARLAGLASPQRRTVGIEVGVQNSLLALAVMQLSFQRTEADYASQAPFIVALSSTSEMLLLVLAHIAHRRLCPPAPATRTLS; translated from the coding sequence ATGAAGACAGCGCTGGTGTTCCTCTGTCTGCTGTTCCTCACCTGTGCTGGAGACCCGGATCAGACTGAGCCCAGAACACTGCAGTACCTGCGCATTGGCGACGGCTCCGCTCGAGAGTTCCAGTTCCCGCAAAACACACGCGGTGTCATCGTGATCTCCAGCCAGTACCGCAGCTCCGGGGGCCGCAAGGGCCGAGACAGCCTGAAGCAGACTCTGCGGGTCCGGTCTCTGGATCCAGACGTCATCTCCATCCTGAACGTGAGCGACAGCGGGCCGCAGAGCAGCTACACCATCAGCATCCGCTCGGGGCTCCCAGGGACGGCGCCGCTGCTTCTCCAGCTTCTGGAGCTGAGCCAGGACGCGGAGCCGCTGCTGATCGAGGAGCGCAGCGATTACTCCATCAGGGTGGAGGCCGCAGCAGAACACATGGAGGCCGGCGGGCTGCAGCACTTCTCTGAGAACCCGGTGCTGTTCGCACTGCTGCCGCTGATCTTCGTCAACAAGTGTGCGTTCGGCTGTAAGGTGGAGGTGGAGGTGCTGCTGGCGCTGCTGCGGAGGCCGGTACCGCTGCTCCTGGGTGTCGCTGCGCAGTTCCTGCTGATGCCGCTCTATGCCTTCGCCCTGTCCCAGCTGGTGGCGCTGCCCACGGCTCTGGCGCTCGGCCTAGTCATCACCTGCTCTGCCCCGGGCGGCGGCGGTGGGTACCTTTACAGCCTGCTGCTGGGCGGAGACGTGACCCTCGCCATCTGCATGACCCTGGTGTCCACAGTGGTGGCGACCGCTGCCATGCCGCTGTCCTCCGCCCTGTACGGCCGGCTGCTGGGCGTCCACGCCGCGCTCCACGTGCCCTTCGTCAAGATCCTGGGCACGCTGCTGTTCATCGCCATCCCGATCTCGCTGGGGCTGCTGGTGAAGCTGCGGGTGCCCGCGGTGGCCAGCGTCCTGCTTGCCCTCATCCGCCCCTTCAGCTTCGTGCTGATCATCGGCGGCATCTTCATGGCCTACCAGATGGGCTCCTCCATCCTGGCTCACGTGCGTGCCCCGATGGTGGCAGTGGGCGTGACGGTGCCGGTGTTCGGGCTGCTGGCGGGGCTGGCGCTGGCGCGGCTGGCAGGGCTGGCGTCTCCGCAGAGGAGGACGGTAGGCATCGAGGTGGGCGTGCAGAACAGTCTCCTGGCGCTGGCCGTCATGCAGCTCTCCTTCCAGCGGACGGAGGCCGACTACGCCTCGCAGGCGCCCTTCATCGTGGCGCTCAGCAGCACCTCCGAGATGCTCCTGCTGGTGCTGGCACACATCGCCCACCGC